The proteins below are encoded in one region of Pseudomonas ekonensis:
- a CDS encoding retention module-containing protein — MATLIGIVTKVVGQVFAVGGDGSRRAVVEGDRLYAGDQLVTGAEGAVAVHLQNGQELTLGRDSSLTMTGQLLAHQATHVDTPEALTPSEAQLTDVEQIQKAIAAGEDPTKSAEATAAGPGATGGAPGELGGGHSFVLLTEVGGRVDPIIGFPTAGFGGIPEFPQERHNAVIDNGDNTPAPVVPPVNNPVTLSGLDVPGGELTVNEANLPDGSAANPGALTQTGSFTVSAPDGLTSLSIGGINVIVGGVAAGFPQSVTTPLGNTLTVIGYNPATGTVTYSYTLNGSETHAAGDGANSLGEHFTVVAGDSNGDTSTGSLDVNITDDVPKAVDDSNASTASETTLTLTGNVLPNDVQGADRIPVGPDSGPVVGGTFVGTYGTLVLNANGTYTYTLNTGDADFKNLHGGGSGTETFTYTLRDADGDTSTANLVLQVHNNDDPVVISGLNVEGGEVTVFEKNLSLGSEPDSAALTQSGTFTITALDGVTTLTVGGIAVVTNGVAAGFPQSVTTPLGSTLTITGFNAATGVVSYSYTLVDNETHPNANGANNLPEQFAVTVVDDNGTTANGTLDVNIIDDLPKGVDDSNAGTASETNLTLTGNVLTNDVQGADRVPVGEGTGPITAGTFTGTYGTLVLNANGTYTYTLNTSDADFKALHGGGNGTETFTYTITDSDGDTSTANLVLNIHNNDDPVTISGLDVNGGELTVYEKNLSDGSAPDSAALTQSGTFTITALDGVTTLTVGGIAVVTNGVAAGFPQSVTTPLGSTLTITGFNAATGVVSYSYTLVDNEAHPNANGANNLPEQFAVTVVDDNGTTANGTLDVNIIDDLPKGVDDSNAGTASETNLTLTGNVLTNDVQGADRIPVGEGTGPITAGTFTGTYGTLVLNANGTYTYTLNTSDADFKNLHGGGNGTETFTYTITDSDGDTSTANLVLQIHNNDDPVTISGLDVNGGELTVYEKNLSDGSSPNASALTQSGTFTVTALDGVTTLTVGGIAVVTNGVAAGFPQSVTTPLGSTLTITGFNAATGVVSYSYTLVDNEAHPNANGANNLPEQFAVTVVDDNGTTANGTLDVNIIDDLPKGVNDTNAGTASETNLTLTGNVLTNDVQGADRVPTGPNAGPITAGTFTGTYGTLVLNANGTYTYTLNTSDADFKALHGGGNGTETFTYTITDSDGDTSTANLVLNIHNNDDPVTISGLDVNGGELTVYEKNLSDGSAPDSAALTQSGTFTITALDGVTTLTVGGIAVVTNGVAAGFPQSVTTPLGSTLTITGFNAATGVVSYSYTLVDNEAHPNANGANNLPEQFAVTVVDDNGTTANGTLDVNIIDDLPKGVNDTNASTASETNLTLTGNVLTNDVQGADRVPTGPITAGTFTGTYGTLVLNANGTYTYTLNTNDPDFKNLHGGGNGTETFTYTITDLDGDTSTANLVLNIHNNDDPVTISGLDVNGGELTVYEKNLSDGSAPDSAALTQSGTFTVTALDGVTTLTVGGIAVVTNGVAAGFPQSVTTPLGSTLTITGFNAATGVVSYSYTLVDNEAHPNANGANNLPEQFAVTVVDDNGTTATGTLDVNIIDDLPKGVNDTNASTASETNLTLTGNVLTNDVQGADRVPTGPNVGPITAGTFTGTYGTLVLNANGTYTYTLNTNDPDFKNLHGGGNGTETFTYTITDSDGDTSTANLVLQIHNNDNPVIISGLDVNGGELTVYEKNLSDGSAPDSAALTQSGTFTVTALDGVTTLTVGGIAVVTNGVAAGFPQSVTTPLGSTLTITGFNAATGVVSYSYTLVDNEAHPNANGANSLPEQFAVTVVDDNGTTATGTLDVNIIDDLPKGVDDSNAGTASETNLTLTGNVLTNDVQGADRVPTGPNAGPITAGTFTGTYGTLVLNANGTYTYTLNTSDADFKNLHGGGNGTETFTYTITDSDGDTSTANLVLQIHNNDDPVTISGLDVNGGELTVYEKNLSDGSSPNASALTQSGTFTVTALDGLQTLTVGGIAVVTNGVAAGFPQSVTTPLGSTLTITGFNAATGVVSYSYTLVDNETHPAANGANSLTENFNVVATDGDGSTASGQINVNIIDDLPTAKSDTGSVAEGGTVNVSVLGNDVSGADGAAAVVGVRAGSNTSTSAIGGLNSNINGTYGYLTLDAAGNAVYHSNPNSVSPPGATDTFTYTIRDTDGDESTTTITINVADSNLKASVDQDVTVYEKALDLTKDGQDLAAGTVTGSEPGNTGETMSGTLVGSVTGGSGAITYTLVGSGTGTYGQILLNADGTYTYTLTSAPKTTPNANDGPNVLSESFTYKATDALGNSTTSTIVVNIVDDVPKAVASDRSVAAVEIDSNILIVLDISGSMADASGVPGLSRLDLAKQAISALLDKYDDLGDVKVQLVTFSSSATDRTSVWVDVATAKTILAGLSAGGGTNYDAAVAMLQTAFNTSGKLTGAQNVGYFFSDGKPTTGQEIGTADEAALKAFLDANNIKNYAIGLGNGVSNANLDPLAYDGISHTDTNAVVVTDLNQLNSVLSGTVQGAPVTGSLLGEGGTFGADGGFIKAIVVDGTTYTYDPKANSGQGSLTFSGGANHGTFNTVNNTLSIATNNSGTLVINLDTGDYSYTSQKTTTTVITENIGFTVSDNDGDLASSTLTVKVIPNSPPVAVDDHIITNVLSGNIVVPGELLLANDSDSDGDTLNASPTSFNTGWVAKGADFTGSGAINFSGTSNTAANQSLADVRNSFAANAATMTAVLVVSGYLGAVTNANANDEDLITIKLKQGETLNLDHNLAAGHITMEYSLNGGAFVSIADGGTLTAGADGTYQIHLTNITNTSGGNANAAENYQLTMTVNYAGAQNTTPDYHGTYTANDNHGGNDTANVTISYQDGHTLTGTSGDDVLVAGSGDNILNGGDGNDVLTAGSGNNELHGGAGNDLLYSGPGNDLLDGGSGIDTASYAHATAGVTVNLSLPGAQNTVGAGTDTLTGIENLVGSNFNDTLTGDNNSNVINGGLGNDILNGGGGDDLLIGGMGNNTLTGGPGADTFQWLKGNSGHDTVTDFTPGTDKLDLSQLLQGENGTAASLDDYLHFTVTGSGASVVTTIDVSAMAGATPNQTIDLAGVNLASHYGVTPGAGGVIAGGADTATIINGMLNDHSLKVDTV; from the coding sequence ATGGCAACGCTCATCGGGATCGTCACTAAGGTCGTGGGTCAGGTTTTTGCGGTGGGAGGCGATGGCAGCCGGCGCGCCGTGGTCGAAGGCGACCGGCTTTACGCCGGCGATCAGCTGGTCACGGGGGCCGAAGGCGCCGTGGCGGTGCACCTGCAGAACGGCCAGGAACTGACGCTGGGCCGCGACAGCAGCCTGACCATGACCGGCCAGTTGCTGGCCCACCAGGCCACCCACGTCGACACCCCGGAAGCGTTGACCCCCAGCGAAGCGCAACTGACCGACGTCGAGCAGATCCAGAAAGCCATCGCCGCCGGCGAAGACCCGACGAAATCCGCTGAAGCCACCGCGGCCGGCCCCGGTGCGACCGGTGGCGCGCCCGGCGAGCTGGGCGGCGGCCACAGTTTCGTGCTGCTGACCGAAGTGGGCGGGCGGGTCGATCCGATCATCGGTTTCCCCACCGCCGGGTTCGGCGGCATTCCCGAGTTCCCCCAAGAGCGCCACAACGCCGTGATCGACAACGGCGACAACACCCCGGCGCCGGTCGTGCCGCCGGTCAACAATCCCGTCACCCTCAGCGGCCTAGACGTGCCGGGGGGCGAGCTGACGGTCAACGAGGCCAACCTGCCTGACGGCTCCGCCGCCAACCCGGGGGCGCTGACCCAGACCGGCAGCTTCACGGTCTCCGCCCCCGACGGCCTGACCAGCCTGAGCATCGGCGGCATCAACGTTATCGTCGGTGGCGTGGCCGCAGGCTTCCCGCAGTCGGTCACCACGCCCCTGGGCAACACCTTGACCGTCATCGGCTACAACCCGGCGACAGGCACCGTGACCTACAGCTACACCCTCAACGGCAGCGAGACCCATGCAGCGGGCGACGGCGCCAACAGCCTCGGCGAACACTTCACGGTGGTGGCCGGGGACAGCAACGGTGACACCTCCACTGGCTCGCTGGACGTCAACATCACCGACGACGTGCCCAAGGCCGTGGACGACAGCAACGCCTCAACCGCCTCGGAAACCACCCTCACCCTGACCGGCAACGTGTTGCCCAACGATGTTCAGGGCGCCGACCGCATCCCCGTCGGCCCCGACAGCGGGCCCGTGGTGGGCGGCACGTTTGTCGGCACCTACGGCACCCTGGTGCTGAACGCCAACGGCACCTACACCTACACTCTCAACACCGGCGACGCCGACTTCAAGAACCTGCACGGCGGCGGCAGCGGCACCGAGACCTTCACTTACACCCTGCGAGACGCCGATGGCGACACCAGCACGGCGAACCTGGTGCTGCAGGTGCACAACAATGACGATCCGGTCGTCATCAGCGGGTTGAACGTCGAAGGGGGTGAGGTGACGGTGTTCGAGAAGAACCTGTCCCTTGGCAGCGAGCCTGACTCGGCGGCGCTCACCCAGAGCGGCACCTTCACCATCACTGCGCTGGACGGCGTCACCACCCTGACCGTCGGCGGCATCGCCGTGGTCACCAACGGCGTGGCGGCGGGCTTCCCGCAATCGGTCACCACGCCTTTGGGCAGCACGCTGACCATCACCGGCTTCAACGCCGCCACCGGCGTGGTGAGCTACAGCTACACCCTGGTCGACAACGAAACCCACCCGAACGCCAACGGCGCGAACAACCTGCCCGAGCAGTTCGCCGTGACTGTGGTGGACGACAACGGCACCACCGCCAACGGCACGCTGGACGTGAACATCATCGACGACCTGCCGAAGGGCGTGGATGACAGCAACGCAGGCACTGCGTCGGAAACCAATCTGACTTTGACCGGCAACGTACTGACCAACGACGTGCAAGGTGCGGACCGGGTTCCGGTCGGGGAGGGCACCGGGCCGATCACCGCAGGGACCTTCACCGGGACTTACGGCACTTTGGTGTTGAACGCCAACGGCACGTACACCTACACGCTCAACACCAGCGATGCCGACTTCAAAGCCCTGCACGGCGGGGGTAACGGCACCGAGACCTTCACCTACACCATCACCGACTCGGATGGTGACACCAGCACCGCGAACCTGGTGCTGAACATCCACAACAACGATGATCCGGTGACCATCAGCGGCCTGGACGTCAACGGCGGCGAACTGACCGTCTACGAGAAAAACCTCAGCGACGGCAGCGCACCGGACTCGGCAGCGCTCACCCAAAGCGGCACGTTCACCATCACTGCGCTGGACGGCGTCACCACCCTGACCGTCGGCGGCATCGCCGTGGTCACCAACGGTGTGGCGGCGGGCTTCCCGCAATCGGTCACCACGCCTTTGGGCAGCACGCTGACCATCACCGGGTTCAACGCCGCAACCGGCGTCGTGAGCTACAGCTACACACTGGTGGACAACGAAGCCCACCCGAACGCCAACGGCGCAAACAACCTGCCCGAGCAGTTCGCCGTGACTGTCGTTGACGACAACGGCACCACCGCCAACGGCACGCTGGACGTGAACATCATCGACGACCTGCCGAAGGGCGTGGATGACAGCAACGCAGGCACCGCGTCGGAAACCAATCTGACTTTGACGGGCAACGTGCTGACCAACGACGTGCAGGGCGCCGACCGCATTCCGGTCGGGGAGGGCACCGGGCCGATCACCGCAGGGACCTTCACCGGGACTTACGGGACGCTGGTGCTGAACGCCAACGGCACCTACACCTACACGCTCAACACCAGCGACGCCGACTTCAAAAACCTGCACGGCGGCGGCAACGGCACCGAGACCTTCACCTACACCATCACCGACTCGGATGGCGACACCAGCACGGCGAATCTCGTGCTCCAGATCCACAACAACGACGATCCGGTGACCATCAGCGGCCTGGACGTGAACGGTGGCGAACTCACCGTCTACGAGAAGAACCTCAGCGACGGCAGCAGCCCCAACGCCTCCGCCCTGACCCAAAGCGGCACCTTCACCGTCACCGCACTGGACGGCGTCACCACCCTGACCGTCGGCGGCATCGCCGTGGTCACCAACGGTGTGGCCGCAGGCTTCCCGCAATCGGTCACCACGCCGCTGGGCAGCACCTTGACCATCACCGGGTTCAATGCTGCGACCGGCGTCGTGAGCTACAGCTACACCCTGGTCGACAACGAGGCGCATCCGAACGCCAACGGTGCGAACAACCTGCCTGAACAGTTCGCCGTCACGGTGGTGGACGACAACGGCACGACGGCCAACGGCACGTTGGACGTGAACATCATCGACGACCTGCCGAAGGGCGTGAACGACACCAACGCCGGTACGGCCTCGGAAACCAACCTCACCCTGACTGGCAACGTCCTGACCAACGACGTGCAAGGCGCAGACCGCGTACCGACCGGCCCCAACGCCGGGCCGATCACCGCCGGCACCTTCACCGGGACTTACGGCACCTTGGTGCTGAACGCCAACGGCACCTACACCTACACGCTCAACACCAGCGACGCCGACTTCAAGGCCTTGCACGGTGGGGGCAACGGCACCGAAACGTTCACCTACACCATCACCGACTCGGATGGCGACACCAGCACCGCCAACCTGGTGCTGAACATCCACAACAACGACGATCCGGTGACGATCAGCGGCCTGGACGTGAACGGCGGCGAACTCACCGTCTACGAGAAAAACCTCAGCGATGGCAGCGCGCCTGACTCGGCGGCCCTGACCCAAAGCGGCACGTTCACCATCACTGCGCTGGACGGCGTCACCACCCTGACCGTCGGCGGCATTGCCGTGGTCACCAACGGCGTGGCCGCAGGCTTCCCGCAATCGGTCACCACGCCGCTGGGCAGCACGCTGACCATCACCGGGTTCAATGCTGCGACCGGCGTCGTGAGCTACAGCTACACCCTGGTCGACAACGAGGCGCATCCGAACGCCAACGGCGCGAACAACCTGCCTGAACAGTTCGCCGTCACGGTGGTGGACGACAACGGCACGACGGCCAACGGCACGCTGGACGTGAACATCATCGACGACCTGCCGAAGGGCGTGAACGACACCAACGCCAGCACCGCGTCGGAAACCAACCTCACGCTGACCGGCAACGTCCTCACCAACGATGTGCAGGGCGCTGACCGCGTGCCGACCGGCCCGATCACCGCCGGCACCTTCACCGGCACCTACGGCACCTTGGTGCTGAACGCCAACGGCACGTACACCTACACGCTCAACACCAACGACCCGGACTTCAAAAACCTGCACGGCGGCGGCAACGGCACCGAAACGTTCACCTACACCATCACCGACTTGGACGGCGACACCAGCACCGCCAACCTGGTGCTGAACATCCACAACAACGACGATCCGGTGACCATCAGCGGCCTGGACGTGAACGGCGGCGAACTCACCGTCTACGAGAAAAACCTCAGCGACGGCAGCGCGCCTGACTCGGCAGCCCTGACCCAAAGCGGCACATTCACCGTCACCGCACTGGACGGCGTCACCACGCTGACCGTCGGCGGCATCGCCGTGGTCACCAACGGTGTGGCCGCAGGCTTCCCGCAGTCGGTCACCACACCGCTGGGCAGCACGCTGACCATCACCGGGTTCAACGCCGCCACCGGCGTCGTGAGCTACAGCTACACCCTGGTCGACAACGAAGCCCACCCGAACGCGAATGGCGCGAACAACCTGCCCGAGCAGTTCGCCGTGACTGTCGTTGACGACAACGGCACCACCGCCACTGGCACGTTGGACGTGAACATCATCGACGACCTGCCGAAGGGCGTGAACGACACCAACGCCAGCACCGCGTCGGAAACCAACCTCACCCTGACCGGCAACGTCCTCACCAACGACGTGCAAGGCGCCGACCGCGTACCGACCGGCCCCAACGTCGGGCCGATTACCGCCGGCACCTTCACCGGGACTTACGGGACGCTGGTGCTCAACGCCAACGGCACCTACACCTACACGCTCAACACCAACGACCCGGACTTCAAAAACCTGCACGGCGGGGGTAACGGCACGGAAACCTTCACCTATACGATCACCGACTCGGACGGCGACACCAGCACCGCCAATCTCGTGCTTCAGATCCACAACAACGACAACCCGGTCATCATCTCCGGCCTGGACGTGAACGGTGGCGAACTCACCGTCTACGAGAAAAACCTCAGCGATGGCAGCGCGCCTGACTCGGCGGCCCTGACCCAAAGCGGCACCTTCACGGTGACCGCGCTGGACGGTGTTACTACGCTGACCGTCGGCGGCATTGCCGTAGTCACCAACGGCGTGGCCGCAGGTTTCCCTCAGTCGGTCACCACGCCTTTGGGCAGCACGCTGACCATCACCGGGTTCAATGCCGCCACCGGCGTGGTGAGCTACAGCTACACCCTGGTCGACAACGAAGCCCACCCGAACGCCAACGGCGCGAACAGCCTGCCCGAGCAGTTCGCCGTGACTGTCGTTGACGACAACGGCACCACCGCCACTGGCACGTTGGACGTGAACATCATCGACGACCTGCCGAAGGGCGTGGATGACAGCAACGCAGGCACCGCGTCGGAAACCAACCTCACCCTGACCGGCAACGTCCTCACCAACGACGTGCAAGGCGCCGACCGCGTACCGACCGGCCCCAACGCCGGGCCGATCACCGCAGGGACCTTCACCGGGACTTACGGCACCTTGGTGCTGAACGCCAACGGCACCTACACCTACACGCTCAACACCAGCGACGCCGACTTCAAAAACCTGCACGGCGGCGGCAACGGCACCGAAACGTTCACCTACACCATCACCGACTCGGATGGAGACACCAGCACGGCGAATCTCGTGCTCCAGATCCACAACAACGACGATCCGGTGACCATCAGCGGCCTGGACGTGAACGGCGGCGAACTGACCGTCTACGAAAAGAACCTCAGCGACGGCAGCAGCCCCAACGCCTCCGCCCTGACCCAAAGCGGCACCTTCACGGTGACCGCGCTGGACGGTCTGCAAACCCTGACCGTGGGCGGCATCGCCGTGGTCACCAACGGCGTGGCGGCGGGCTTCCCGCAATCGGTCACCACGCCTTTGGGCAGCACGCTGACCATCACCGGCTTCAACGCCGCGACCGGCGTGGTGAGCTACAGCTACACCCTGGTCGACAACGAAACCCACCCGGCCGCCAACGGCGCCAACAGCCTCACCGAGAACTTCAACGTGGTGGCCACCGACGGCGACGGCAGCACCGCGAGCGGGCAGATCAACGTCAACATCATCGATGACCTGCCCACCGCCAAATCCGACACCGGCTCGGTGGCGGAGGGCGGCACGGTCAACGTCAGCGTGCTGGGCAACGACGTCAGCGGCGCCGACGGCGCGGCCGCCGTGGTCGGCGTGCGGGCCGGCAGCAACACCTCGACCTCGGCCATCGGCGGTCTCAACAGCAACATCAACGGCACCTACGGCTACCTGACCCTGGACGCCGCCGGCAACGCGGTCTACCACAGCAACCCGAACTCGGTGAGCCCGCCCGGCGCCACCGACACCTTCACCTACACCATCCGCGACACCGACGGCGACGAGAGCACCACCACGATCACCATCAACGTCGCCGACTCCAACCTCAAGGCGTCGGTCGACCAGGACGTGACCGTCTACGAAAAAGCCCTCGACCTGACCAAGGACGGCCAGGACCTGGCCGCCGGCACGGTCACCGGCAGCGAGCCGGGCAACACCGGCGAAACCATGTCCGGCACCCTGGTCGGCTCGGTCACCGGCGGCAGCGGGGCGATCACCTACACCCTGGTCGGCAGCGGCACCGGCACCTACGGGCAGATCCTGCTCAACGCCGACGGCACCTACACCTACACCCTGACCTCGGCGCCGAAAACCACGCCCAACGCCAACGACGGGCCGAACGTGCTGAGCGAAAGCTTCACCTACAAGGCCACCGACGCGCTGGGCAACTCCACCACCAGCACCATCGTGGTCAATATCGTCGACGACGTACCCAAGGCCGTGGCGTCCGACCGCTCGGTGGCGGCGGTGGAGATCGACTCCAACATCCTCATCGTGCTCGACATCTCCGGCAGCATGGCCGACGCCTCCGGCGTGCCGGGCCTGTCGCGGCTGGACCTGGCCAAGCAGGCGATCAGCGCCTTGCTCGACAAGTACGATGACCTGGGCGACGTGAAAGTGCAGCTCGTCACCTTCAGCAGCAGCGCCACCGACCGCACTTCGGTGTGGGTCGACGTGGCCACCGCCAAGACGATCCTGGCCGGCCTCAGCGCCGGCGGCGGCACCAACTACGACGCCGCCGTGGCCATGCTGCAGACCGCGTTCAACACCTCCGGCAAGCTCACCGGGGCGCAGAACGTCGGCTACTTCTTCTCCGACGGCAAACCCACCACCGGCCAGGAGATCGGCACCGCCGACGAGGCGGCGCTGAAGGCCTTCCTCGACGCCAACAACATCAAGAACTACGCCATCGGCCTGGGCAACGGCGTGAGCAACGCCAACCTCGATCCGCTGGCCTACGACGGCATCAGCCACACCGACACCAACGCGGTGGTGGTCACCGACCTCAACCAGCTCAACTCGGTGCTGTCGGGTACCGTGCAGGGAGCGCCGGTCACCGGTTCGCTGCTGGGCGAGGGCGGCACGTTCGGCGCCGACGGCGGCTTCATCAAAGCCATCGTGGTGGACGGCACCACCTACACCTACGACCCGAAAGCCAACAGCGGTCAGGGTTCGCTGACCTTCAGCGGCGGCGCCAACCACGGCACCTTCAACACGGTCAACAACACCCTGAGCATCGCCACCAACAACAGCGGCACCTTGGTGATCAACCTCGACACCGGCGACTACAGCTACACCTCGCAGAAGACCACCACCACGGTCATCACCGAGAACATCGGCTTCACCGTCAGCGACAACGACGGCGACCTCGCCAGCTCGACGCTGACGGTCAAGGTCATCCCCAACTCGCCGCCGGTGGCGGTGGACGACCACATCATCACCAACGTGCTGTCGGGCAACATCGTGGTGCCGGGGGAACTGCTGCTGGCCAACGACAGCGACTCGGACGGCGACACCCTCAACGCCTCGCCCACCAGCTTCAACACGGGCTGGGTGGCCAAGGGCGCGGACTTCACCGGCTCAGGCGCCATCAACTTCTCCGGCACCAGCAACACCGCCGCCAACCAGAGCCTGGCCGACGTGCGCAATTCGTTCGCCGCCAATGCCGCGACCATGACCGCCGTGCTGGTGGTCAGCGGTTACCTGGGCGCGGTGACCAACGCCAACGCCAACGATGAGGACCTGATCACCATCAAGCTGAAACAGGGCGAGACCCTCAACCTGGACCACAACCTGGCGGCCGGGCACATCACCATGGAGTACTCGCTCAACGGCGGGGCGTTCGTCAGCATCGCCGACGGCGGTACCCTCACCGCCGGCGCCGACGGCACCTATCAGATCCACCTGACCAACATCACCAACACCAGCGGCGGCAACGCCAACGCGGCGGAGAACTACCAACTGACCATGACCGTGAACTACGCCGGGGCCCAGAACACCACCCCGGACTACCACGGCACCTACACCGCCAATGACAACCACGGCGGCAACGACACAGCCAATGTGACCATCAGCTACCAGGACGGCCACACCCTCACCGGCACCTCGGGCGATGACGTGCTGGTGGCCGGCAGCGGCGACAACATCCTCAACGGCGGCGACGGCAACGACGTGCTCACCGCAGGCTCCGGCAACAACGAACTGCACGGCGGCGCCGGCAACGACCTGCTCTACAGCGGTCCGGGCAACGACCTGCTCGACGGCGGCAGCGGCATCGACACCGCCAGCTACGCCCACGCCACCGCCGGGGTGACGGTCAACCTGAGCCTGCCGGGCGCGCAGAACACCGTGGGCGCCGGGACGGACACCCTGACCGGCATCGAAAACCTCGTGGGTTCGAACTTCAACGACACCCTCACCGGCGACAACAACAGCAACGTCATCAACGGCGGCCTGGGCAACGACATCCTCAACGGCGGAGGCGGCGACGACCTGCTGATCGGCGGGATGGGCAACAACACCCTCACCGGCGGGCCTGGGGCCGACACCTTCCAGTGGCTCAAGGGCAACAGCGGCCACGACACCGTCACCGACTTCACCCCCGGCACCGACAAGCTCGACCTGTCGCAACTGCTGCAAGGGGAGAACGGCACGGCGGCGTCGCTGGACGACTACCTGCACTTCACCGTCACCGGCAGCGGCGCCTCGGTGGTGACCACCATCGACGTGAGCGCCATGGCCGGCGCCACGCCGAACCAGACCATCGACCTGGCAGGGGTCAACCTGGCCAGCCACTACGGCGTCACGCCGGGGGCGGGCGGTGTGATCGCGGGCGGGGCGGACACGGCGACGATCATCAATGGGATGCTCAATGATCATTCGTTGAAGGTGGATACGGTCTGA
- a CDS encoding TolC family outer membrane protein produces MRVLTPLCSAVLLAMACTSQAQAMNLTEAIQSTIATHPELASRVDARLSADEQVKVAKGGFYPSVDLNAAYGRGYSDNTNTRAFGNHHTEILNYTQSELRLRQMLFDGFNTANEVERTKGVSNSRAYYAQGTAQDLALRTIEVYLEVLKRRELVTLAKNNLQAHLRVNDQIGLRTERGVGSTADSDQSVARKALAQNNLDTAEVDLADAESNFYSVVGRMPDELETPPSTRGEMPADLREAQQSMVENNPYLKSAQADVQSAESQYEVAKSPFYPRFDAEAAVGANNNVQGDEGHDNEWRVGVVMNYNLFRGGSDKARLASDAHQINQAMDIRNNALRQLNENIHLAWNAMVNAKKQTPTAREYAETTKRVRAAYQDQFGLGQRTLLDLLDSENELYNANRRYTEIRYTEEFSMYRVLANMGQLLSKQRVVLPADAIAATEVKNEARLPELK; encoded by the coding sequence ATGCGCGTATTGACCCCCCTCTGCAGTGCGGTTTTGCTGGCCATGGCTTGCACTTCCCAGGCTCAGGCCATGAACCTTACCGAAGCCATCCAGAGCACCATCGCCACCCACCCGGAACTGGCCTCGCGCGTGGACGCCCGCCTGTCCGCGGATGAGCAGGTGAAGGTCGCCAAGGGCGGCTTCTATCCGTCGGTGGACCTGAACGCCGCCTACGGGCGCGGCTACAGCGACAACACCAACACCCGGGCCTTCGGCAACCACCACACCGAAATCCTCAACTACACCCAGTCCGAGCTGCGCCTGCGGCAGATGCTGTTCGACGGCTTCAACACCGCCAACGAGGTCGAGCGCACCAAGGGCGTGTCCAACTCCCGCGCCTACTATGCGCAAGGCACCGCCCAGGATCTGGCCCTGCGCACCATCGAGGTCTACCTCGAAGTGCTCAAGCGCCGCGAACTGGTGACCCTGGCCAAGAACAACCTGCAGGCGCACCTGCGGGTCAACGACCAGATCGGCCTGCGCACCGAACGCGGCGTGGGCAGCACCGCCGACTCCGACCAGTCGGTGGCCCGTAAGGCGCTGGCGCAGAACAACCTCGACACCGCCGAGGTCGACCTGGCCGATGCCGAGTCGAACTTCTACAGCGTGGTCGGGCGCATGCCCGATGAGCTGGAGACCCCGCCCTCGACCCGCGGCGAGATGCCAGCCGACTTGCGCGAGGCCCAGCAGAGCATGGTCGAGAACAACCCTTACCTGAAATCCGCCCAGGCTGACGTGCAATCGGCCGAGAGCCAGTACGAGGTCGCCAAGTCGCCGTTCTACCCGCGCTTCGATGCCGAAGCCGCCGTGGGCGCGAACAACAACGTGCAGGGCGACGAAGGTCACGACAACGAATGGCGCGTGGGCGTGGTGATGAACTACAACCTGTTCCGCGGCGGCAGCGACAAAGCCCGCCTGGCGTCCGACGCGCACCAGATCAACCAGGCGATGGACATCCGCAACAACGCCCTGCGCCAGCTCAACGAGAACATTCACCTGGCGTGGAACGCGATGGTCAACGCCAAGAAGCAGACCCCGACCGCCCGCGAATACGCCGAGACCACCAAACGCGTGCGCGCCGCCTACCAGGATCAGTTCGGCCTCGGCCAGCGTACCCTGCTCGATTTGCTCGACAGCGAAAACGAGCTGTACAACGCCAACCGCCGCTACACCGAAATCCGCTACACCGAAGAGTTCTCGATGTACCGGGTGCTGGCGAACATGGGCCAGTTGCTGAGCAAGCAACGGGTGGTGCTGCCCGCCGATGCGATCGCCGCCACGGAAGTGAAGAACGAGGCGCGCCTGCCCGAACTGAAGTAG